In Oryza brachyantha chromosome 1, ObraRS2, whole genome shotgun sequence, the following are encoded in one genomic region:
- the LOC102705585 gene encoding uncharacterized protein LOC102705585 encodes MSIPGNGHLPASADLPDHSSSASDSEAESEADYRPISGAATDSDTDPDPDPAPHHHSLGSLGNGVSELDLGSEGDDRDGADGEEAEEEGLRLGEAAARAFSEDERRRRAPLPAGAAARIVDAMRGVEFPGAPPPWAGRVPEDQWVDRLRSLRAGHPN; translated from the coding sequence atgtccATCCCCGGGAACGGCCATCTTCCGGCCTCCGCCGACCTCCCCGAccactcctcctccgcctccgactCCGAGGCCGAGTCCGAGGCCGACTACCGCCCCatctccggcgccgccaccgactCGGACACCGACCCAGATCCCGACCCGGCGCCGCACCACCACAGCCTCGGCTCCCTCGGCAACGGCGTCTCCGAGCTGGATCTCGGCTCCGAAGGCGACgaccgcgacggcgcggacggggaggaggcggaggaggaaggcctgcggctcggggaggcggcggcacgggcgtTCTCGGAggacgagcgccgccgccgcgccccgctccccgcgggcgccgcggcgcggaTCGTGGACGCGATGCGCGGCGTGGAGTtccccggcgcgccgccgccgtgggccGGCCGCGTCCCCGAGGACCAGTGGGTCGACCGCCTCCGCTCCCTCCGCGCCGGCCATCCCAACTAG
- the LOC102705867 gene encoding uncharacterized protein LOC102705867 — MKGPVEVTFLDGDDDNRWYWCPRKEPVLRIGDDLALVDVTFPVDDMHTKPWFRGIAPLYRGHRLRAPLVVGLVALRGHAPPDGWWCARRARCHPRDAGNPIRCVAICVGGSHTLVYQPDCDERKYTGGVLPFRQVSSKMERLRAFLANRRVTIACVGAREAAKKLSEEWEVDLARPAELTDLFVRAFGKVAGVDAVKPPKEPEPNRRWMTISALLRAEAKDKAGAAAAEDYHSYSKRGKRPVAEAVKGLSLERMAHVALGREMRLAPWPPEVIDAEWGSYYLKKSQWKYAARDAYLCFEIAARCLQMLGAPVGN; from the coding sequence ATGAAGGGCCCCGTGGAGGTCACCttcctcgacggcgacgacgacaaccgCTGGTACTGGTGCCCCAGGAAGGAGCCCGTCCTCCGCATCGGCGACGACCTCGCCCTCGTCGACGTCACCTTCCCCGTTGACGACATGCACACCAAGCCGTGGTTCCGCGGGATCGCCCCGCTGTAccgcggccaccgcctccgcgcgccCCTCGTCGTCGGCCTCGTCGCGCTCCGCGGCCACGCGCCGCCCGACGGCTGGTGGTGCGCCAGACGCGCGCGGTGCCACCCGCGGGACGCCGGCAACCCTATCCGCTGCGTCGCCATCTGCGTCGGCGGCTCCCACACCCTCGTGTACCAGCCCGACTGCGACGAACGAAAGTACACCGGCGGCGTGCTGCCTTTCAGGCAGGTCAGCAGCAAGATGGAGCGGCTCCGCGCGTTCCTGGCCAATAGGCGCGTGACCATAGCCTGCGTCGGCGCGCGCGAGGCGGCGAAGAAGCTGTCGGAGGAGTGGGAGGTGGACTtggcgcggccggcggagcTGACGGATCTGTTCGTGCGCGCGTTCGGCAAGGTGGCCGGGGTGGACGCGGTGAAGCCGCCCAAGGAGCCGGAGCCGAACAGGCGGTGGATGACCATTTCGGCGCTCCTGAGGGCGGAGGCTAAGGACaaggccggggcggcggcggccgaggactACCACAGCTACAGCaagcgcgggaagcggccggtggcggaggcggtgaaGGGGCTGAGCCTGGAGCGCATGGCGCACGTGGCACTCGGCCGGGAGATGCGGCtggcgccgtggccgccggagGTGATTGACGCGGAGTGGGGCAGCTACTACCTGAAGAAGAGCCAGTGGAAGTACGCGGCGCGCGACGCCTACCTCTGCTTCGAGATCGCCGCCCGCTGCCTCCAGATGCTCGGCGCGCCCGTCGGCAACTGA
- the LOC102701488 gene encoding uncharacterized protein At5g01610-like, with amino-acid sequence MDQIMGKVGGYWFKQNAGKEVNNLGDDINSISSSIGDSAKWMVNKIKGKMQKPLPEFLKEYDLPVGLFPQDVTNYEFNEETKKLTVFIASACEVSYRDSSVLRFFTTVTGHLEKGKLSEVEGLKTKILIWTKVTAVRAEAGKVHFAAGMNKTRNRDAYEVVRDGHAIDKF; translated from the exons ATGGATCAGATCATGGGGAAGGTGGGTGGGTACTGGTTCAAGCAGAACGCCGGCAAGGAGGTGAACAACCTCGGCGACGACATCAAT TCGATCTCTAGCAGCATTGGAGATAGCGCCAAATGGATGGTCAACAAGATCAAAG GGAAGATGCAGAAGCCGTTGCCTGAATTCCTCAAGGAGTACGACCTCCCCGTGGGGCTCTTCCCGCAGGACGTGACCAACTACGAGTTCAACGAGGAGACGAAGAAGCTGACGGTGTTCATCGCGTCGGCGTGCGAGGTCAGCTACAGGGACTCCTCCGTGCTCCGCTTCTTCACAACGGTGACCGGCCACCTGGAGAAGGGGAAGCTGTCGGAGGTGGAGGGCCTCAAGACCAAGATCCTCATCTGGACCAAGGTGACGGCCGTCAGGGCCGAGGCCGGCAAGGTGCACTTCGCGGCCGGCATGAACAAGACCAGGAATCGCGACGCCTATGAGGTCGTCAGGGATGGCCATGCCATAGACAAGTTCTAG
- the LOC102706151 gene encoding LOW QUALITY PROTEIN: protein HEADING DATE 3B-like (The sequence of the model RefSeq protein was modified relative to this genomic sequence to represent the inferred CDS: inserted 2 bases in 1 codon), whose product MRRGGGGGGKEAEEGGKVMGPLFPRLHVSDAVKGGGPRAPPRNKMALYEQFTVPSHRFSAPASSTVPSTSTSQVYGSDRSLFQPFNVPSNGPSHSTEKVNSDTINRKINGSRKESGMLSSQTKDMDNYASRSTAQCAPQQRVENTINSSSGKRLADDDEFMVPSVFNSRFPQYSTQEHARVQDKPTPLEAASPHKRPSTVSKSSTKCYNTVDKHLERINVSDVKSRNPPKDNETETAQTSQKVEIEKSSSRQPSKDMFGSRHAKVYPNMDKMGIINDSDEPHVGNSGYRAASRNGGSMKFLNPPVRTNAISSKPSSENTDKXYNLAQGGLKETGANRKRLLEQHDAEKNDDASDSSVECITGWEISPDKIVGAIGTKHFWKARRAIMNQQRVFAVQVFELHKLVKVQKLIAASPHVLIEGDPCLGNALLGSKKKLDEENPKAQALLVVTNDDVEPSIQQPELSKENSEESPPSPLHDTGLVSGQHDQAATNGVSKSNRRATPVSSDNNQNNWGAQLQQPQNQWLVPVMSPSEGLVYKPYSGPCPPAGSLLAPFYTNCAPLSLPSTAGDFMNSAYGVPIPHHQPQHMGAPGPPAMPMNYFPPFSIPVMNPGVPASMAEQGRLVSMSQPYGNFEQHSWISCNMSHPSGIWRFHASRDSEAQASSASSPFDRLQCGVNGPVSAAFPTTSAQNTQPQLSSGSRDNQTNVIRVVPHNSRTASESAARIFRSIQMERLRDD is encoded by the exons ATGaggagaggcggaggaggaggggggaaggaggcggaggaagGGGGGAAGGTGATGGGCCCGCTGTTCCCGCGGCTCCACGTCAGCGACGCCGTCAAGGGCGGCGGTCCGCGGGCGCCGCCCCGGAACAAGATGGCGCTCTACGAGCAGTTCACCGTCCCGTCGCACCGCTTCAGCGCCCCCGCGTCCAGCACAGTGCCCTCGACGTCGACCAGCCAG GTTTATGGAAGTGATAGGTCTCTGTTCCAGCCATTCAATGTGCCCTCCAATGGACCTAGCCATTCTACTGAAAAGGTCAATTCAGATACTATCAACAGGAAGATTAATGGTTCAAGAAAAGAATCGGGGATGCTATCCTCGCAGACAAAGGACATGGATAATTATGCTTCAAGATCAACTGCTCAGTGTGCTCCACAGCAAAGAGTAGAAAATACAATAAACAGTTCTTCAGGAAAGAGATtggctgatgatgatgaatttATGGTTCCTTCTGTATTCAATTCCAGATTTCCTCAATATAGTACTCAAGAGCATGCAAGAGTGCAAGACAAACCAACACCCCTTGAGGCTGCCAGTCCGCACAAAAGACCTTCAACAGTTTCCAAATCATCCACAAAGTGTTATAACACTGTTGACAAGCACTTGGAGAGAATCAATGTTTCTGATGTGAAATCAAGGAACCCTCCAAAAGACAATGAGACAGAAACAGCACAGACATCCCAAAAAGTGGAAATTGAAAAAAGTTCATCACGTCAGCCATCCAAAGATATGTTTGGAAGCAGGCATGCTAAAGTATATCCTAATATGGATAAAATGGGCATTATAAATGATTCTGATGAGCCACATGTTGGAAATAGTGGGTATCGAGCAGCAAGCAGAAATGGAGGTTCCATGAAATTTCTGAATCCTCCAGTGAGAACAAATGCAATATCCTCTAAACCGTCTTCTGAAAATACTGATAA CTATAATTTAGCGCAAGGAGGCCTAAAGGAAACAGGAGCAAACAGAAAAAGGTTGTTAGAACAACATGATGCAGAGAAAAATGATGATGCGTCTGATTCCTCAGTGGAGTGTATAACTGGTTGGGAGATTTCTCCAGATAAAATTGTTGGTGCTATTGGTACAAAGCATTTCTGGAAAGCCAGACGCGCTATTATGAA CCAACAGAGGGTGTTTGCTGTCCAGGTTTTTGAGCTGCATAAGTTGGTAAAG GTGCAGAAACTGATTGCAGCATCGCCGCATGTACTTATTGAAGGTGACCCTTGCCTTGGCAATGCCTTGTTAGGTAGCAAGAAAAAGCTGGATGAAGAAAACCCAAAAGCACAAGCTCTGTTAGTTGTAACCAACGATGATGTGGAGCCAAGTATACAGCAACCAGAGTTGTCAAAAGAAAACTCTGAAGAGAGCCCGCCCTCCCCTCTTCATGATACTGGGCTTGTCAGTGGTCAACACGATCAAGCTGCAACAAATGGTGTCTCCAAAAGCAATCGTCGAGCTACACCTGTTTCTTCTGATAACAACCAAAATAACTGGGGCGCTCAACTTCAACAGCCTCAAAATCAGTGGCTTGTCCCTGTTATGTCTCCTTCCGAAGGGCTTGTCTACAAGCCTTATTCTGGCCCGTGCCCTCCAGCTGGAAGCTTATTGGCCCCATTTTACACCAACTGTGCTCCTCTTAGTCTTCCATCAACGGCTGGAGATTTCATGAACTCAGCATATGGTGTTCCTATACCTCATCATCAACCACAACATATGGGTGCTCCTGGCCCTCCTGCCATGCCTATGAACTACTTCCCACCTTTCAGCATACCGGTGATGAACCCAGGTGTGCCGGCATCCATGGCGGAACAAGGGAGGCTCGTTTCCATGTCACAGCCTTACGGGAACTTCGAGCAGCACTCGTGGATCTCATGCAACATGTCACATCCAAGCGGCATTTGGAGGTTCCATGCCTCGAGGGACAGCGAGGCGCAGGCCAGCAGCGCGAGCAGCCCTTTCGACAGGCTCCAGTGCGGTGTAAACGGTCCTGTGTCTGCCGCCTTCCCCACCACGTCAGCTCAGAACACGCAGCCTCAGCTGTCGTCTGGCAGCCGGGACAACCAGACCAATGTCATCAGGGTCGTTCCGCACAATTCACGGACCGCTTCGGAATCAGCCGCGCGGATCTTCCGGTCGATACAGATGGAAAGACTGCGAGACGACTAG